Proteins from a genomic interval of Amycolatopsis sp. cg13:
- a CDS encoding MFS transporter, which translates to MRGRDWLGLVVILLAAFMELLDVSVVSVAIPAIQKDIDATYSQIQWALAGYQLAFAAGMITGGRLGDIFGRRRMFVIGVTCFTLASLLCSLAPNPEILIAARVLQGLAASVMFPQVLSIMHVSFPPEKRAAVFGAFGAMAGLSGVAGPLIGGLLVDADVFGWGWRTIFLINLPVGLIAALAAPALVPESRSSERVRLDLIGVLLVTASVLLLVFPVIQGGDSGWPAWTWISMAASVPMLAAFVAWQRARKRGGGTPLIELRLFRQRAFSAGLVVTLLFWTCIASTFLVLTIFLQAGWNFTPLRAGFTFLPFAVASLFGSGAAVRLAPRIGRAVVQIGCLFCVGGICWLMATVSGEIGDLTTWRLLPPFVVFGFGLGILIATLNDLILAGVHNDDTGSATGVLNTAGQVAGAIGVAVVGAIFFGQISDRAEDATTAAVPALRNELRAAGIAEPALDGVVTRFRVCFDEIAHAKDPTQTPGSCHRMADGLAPQDMRVVQEAVGKIKPEVQRRDFANSLPPTLIFQIVVFSCTFIMAFFLPRKTSGEKGGH; encoded by the coding sequence ATGCGAGGCAGGGACTGGCTGGGGCTGGTCGTGATCCTGCTCGCGGCTTTCATGGAACTGCTCGACGTGAGCGTGGTCAGCGTCGCCATACCGGCGATCCAGAAAGACATCGACGCGACCTATTCGCAGATCCAGTGGGCTCTCGCCGGATACCAGCTGGCCTTCGCCGCGGGGATGATCACTGGAGGCCGGCTGGGCGACATCTTCGGCCGCAGGCGCATGTTCGTGATCGGGGTGACGTGCTTCACGCTCGCCTCGCTGCTGTGTTCGCTCGCGCCGAATCCGGAGATCCTGATCGCGGCCCGCGTGCTTCAGGGCCTCGCCGCGTCAGTCATGTTCCCGCAGGTCCTGTCGATCATGCATGTCTCCTTCCCGCCGGAGAAACGAGCGGCGGTTTTCGGCGCTTTCGGCGCGATGGCCGGGCTTTCCGGCGTCGCCGGGCCTCTGATCGGCGGACTGCTCGTGGACGCGGACGTCTTCGGCTGGGGCTGGCGGACCATCTTCTTGATCAACCTTCCGGTCGGGCTGATCGCGGCGCTGGCCGCGCCCGCTCTGGTTCCGGAATCGCGATCGTCGGAACGGGTCCGGCTGGATCTGATCGGCGTCCTGCTGGTGACAGCGAGCGTGTTGCTGCTGGTGTTCCCGGTCATCCAAGGGGGCGACTCCGGCTGGCCCGCGTGGACGTGGATCTCGATGGCCGCGTCGGTGCCGATGCTCGCGGCTTTCGTCGCCTGGCAGCGGGCGCGCAAGCGCGGCGGCGGCACTCCGCTGATCGAACTGCGGCTCTTCCGGCAACGTGCGTTCAGCGCCGGGCTCGTGGTGACTCTGCTGTTCTGGACGTGCATCGCGTCCACTTTCCTGGTCCTCACCATCTTTCTCCAAGCGGGCTGGAACTTCACTCCGCTGCGGGCGGGATTCACGTTCCTGCCCTTCGCCGTGGCTTCGCTGTTCGGCTCCGGAGCAGCGGTTCGTCTCGCGCCCAGGATCGGGCGCGCGGTCGTGCAGATCGGCTGCCTGTTCTGCGTCGGCGGGATCTGCTGGCTGATGGCGACCGTGTCCGGGGAGATCGGCGATCTCACCACCTGGCGGCTGCTTCCGCCGTTCGTGGTCTTCGGGTTCGGGCTGGGAATCCTGATCGCCACTCTCAACGACCTCATCCTCGCCGGCGTGCACAACGACGACACCGGCTCGGCCACGGGCGTTCTGAACACCGCGGGCCAGGTCGCCGGCGCGATCGGGGTCGCGGTGGTCGGCGCGATCTTCTTCGGCCAGATCTCGGACCGAGCGGAGGACGCCACCACGGCCGCGGTGCCCGCGCTGCGGAACGAACTGCGAGCGGCCGGCATCGCCGAGCCGGCCTTGGACGGGGTGGTGACCCGGTTCCGGGTCTGCTTCGACGAAATAGCGCATGCCAAGGATCCGACGCAGACGCCGGGGAGCTGCCACCGGATGGCGGACGGGCTGGCTCCGCAGGACATGCGCGTGGTCCAGGAAGCGGTCGGCAAGATCAAACCCGAGGTGCAGCGGCGAGACTTCGCGAATTCGCTGCCGCCGACTTTGATCTTCCAAATCGTTGTCTTCTCGTGCACTTTCATCATGGCGTTCTTCCTGCCGCGCAAGACGAGCGGTGAAAAAGGAGGGCACTGA
- a CDS encoding gas vesicle structural protein GvpA — protein sequence MTMATGRSSSGSQLQRGPGTGNLYDILELILDKGLVIDAFVRVSLVGIELLTVDARIVVASVDTYLRFAEACNRLDLTRASSATTLPDLLGEVTEKGAKGKSKGALTGAVETFAEQFQKSSDKDGEEAEDRPRSRSRRSSARSSE from the coding sequence ATGACCATGGCGACCGGACGGTCAAGCTCGGGCAGCCAGCTGCAGCGCGGGCCGGGAACCGGGAACCTTTACGACATTCTCGAGCTGATCCTGGACAAGGGTCTGGTGATCGACGCCTTCGTAAGGGTTTCGCTGGTGGGCATCGAGCTGCTCACTGTGGACGCCCGGATCGTGGTGGCCAGTGTGGACACATACCTGCGGTTCGCCGAGGCTTGCAACCGGTTGGACCTCACCCGCGCGTCGAGCGCCACGACGCTGCCTGACCTGCTGGGCGAGGTGACCGAGAAAGGCGCCAAAGGAAAGTCCAAAGGCGCGTTGACCGGTGCTGTCGAGACCTTCGCCGAGCAGTTCCAGAAGTCCAGCGACAAGGACGGGGAAGAGGCTGAGGACCGGCCTCGCAGCCGCAGCCGGCGCAGCAGTGCGAGGTCGAGCGAATGA
- a CDS encoding GvpL/GvpF family gas vesicle protein yields the protein MSTYLYGITFADHPAEVGNLRGVGSSPAPARVLPAGDELSAIVGDVEGELRAKRRDLLAHQEILQALCDRGPTLPMRFGIVADDDTAVAEEIAAKSEVYTAVLHRVSGHVEMNVKVSHREEAVLSQILAGDEEIRNLAASLREDAGRGQAEQVRFGELVAGRLEQREAEDADAILGYLLPLASEHSPGPQVEGCFFNCSFLVPKEKMTEFQDAVRKLTALVEEVAEVRAQGPLPPYSFTEDQ from the coding sequence ATGAGCACTTACCTGTACGGCATCACGTTCGCCGATCATCCCGCCGAGGTGGGCAATCTGCGCGGCGTCGGGTCGTCGCCAGCGCCCGCGCGGGTGCTGCCCGCCGGAGACGAACTCAGCGCGATAGTAGGCGACGTCGAAGGCGAGCTGCGGGCGAAACGCCGGGATTTGCTTGCCCACCAAGAGATTCTGCAGGCGTTGTGCGACCGCGGTCCGACGTTGCCGATGCGCTTCGGTATCGTCGCCGACGACGATACCGCTGTGGCGGAAGAGATCGCGGCCAAATCCGAGGTCTACACGGCTGTTCTGCACCGCGTCAGCGGCCACGTGGAGATGAACGTCAAAGTCTCGCACCGGGAAGAGGCTGTCCTCAGCCAGATTCTCGCGGGCGACGAGGAAATCCGGAATCTGGCCGCGAGCCTGCGGGAAGACGCCGGACGCGGGCAGGCGGAACAGGTCCGGTTCGGCGAACTGGTCGCCGGGCGGCTGGAGCAACGCGAGGCTGAGGACGCCGACGCGATTCTCGGATATCTGCTTCCGCTGGCATCCGAGCATTCCCCGGGACCCCAGGTCGAGGGATGCTTCTTCAACTGCTCATTCCTGGTGCCCAAGGAGAAAATGACCGAGTTCCAGGACGCGGTGCGGAAGTTGACCGCTCTCGTCGAAGAGGTCGCGGAGGTTCGCGCACAAGGACCGCTGCCGCCCTACAGCTTTACCGAGGACCAGTAG
- a CDS encoding gas vesicle protein, translated as MAEDRRSPAVLMRDARSVFEELTEKDIESVSAFTKDGDGWKLLVEVLELERVPDTTSLMATYCVRVDAQGGFLGYEQVRRYARGQTDV; from the coding sequence ATGGCTGAGGATCGCCGGTCGCCCGCCGTTCTGATGCGCGACGCGCGTTCGGTGTTCGAGGAGCTGACCGAAAAGGACATCGAGTCCGTGTCGGCGTTCACCAAGGACGGCGACGGATGGAAGCTGCTGGTGGAAGTGCTTGAGCTGGAACGGGTTCCGGACACCACCAGCCTGATGGCCACGTATTGCGTCCGCGTCGACGCACAGGGCGGCTTCCTCGGCTACGAGCAGGTGCGGCGGTACGCGCGCGGCCAGACCGACGTGTGA
- a CDS encoding SRPBCC family protein — protein sequence MAKLRELASRNPATEQLLHAGEEYAQAKAEQVMSSAGAKLGEASRRLADAGGNGSLKGLFRAGEKIAEGKTPVKSMVEAGGKALKNSLSGLFGKRGKGSGTKKVINIIEDIDVGVPIREAYDQWTEFQKFSSFTKGVVSAEQTDDTTSQWRFKIFWSNRSMKATVTEQIPDERIAWTTDGAKGTIKGVVTFHELAPSLTKVLLVIEYYPSGLFEKTGNIWRAQGRRARLDLKHFRRFITMAGQASGDGWRGEIRDGEVVRGPEDESDEDEPPEEEDTGGEPEDEEFAEEEPDDVDEEDEDVDEDDAEPEDDRPRGRRAVSAR from the coding sequence TTGGCGAAGCTCCGGGAACTGGCCTCGCGCAATCCCGCGACGGAGCAATTGCTGCACGCCGGCGAGGAGTACGCGCAGGCGAAGGCCGAACAGGTGATGTCCTCGGCGGGCGCCAAACTGGGCGAGGCGTCCCGACGGCTGGCCGACGCTGGCGGAAACGGCTCGCTGAAAGGGTTGTTCCGTGCCGGCGAGAAAATCGCCGAAGGGAAAACACCGGTCAAGTCGATGGTCGAGGCCGGCGGCAAAGCCTTGAAGAACTCCTTGTCGGGCCTCTTCGGCAAACGCGGGAAAGGCTCCGGCACCAAGAAGGTCATCAACATCATCGAGGACATCGACGTCGGCGTGCCGATCCGCGAGGCGTACGACCAGTGGACGGAGTTCCAGAAGTTCAGCAGCTTCACCAAGGGCGTCGTCAGCGCCGAGCAAACCGACGACACCACTTCGCAGTGGCGGTTCAAGATCTTCTGGTCGAATCGGTCGATGAAGGCCACTGTCACCGAACAGATCCCGGACGAACGGATCGCGTGGACCACCGACGGGGCCAAGGGCACGATCAAGGGCGTGGTGACCTTCCACGAACTCGCTCCGAGCCTGACGAAGGTTCTGCTGGTCATCGAGTACTACCCGTCCGGGCTGTTCGAGAAGACCGGCAATATCTGGCGGGCGCAGGGCCGCCGGGCGCGTCTCGACCTCAAGCATTTCCGCCGGTTCATCACGATGGCCGGGCAGGCGTCGGGAGACGGCTGGCGCGGCGAGATCCGCGACGGCGAGGTCGTGCGCGGCCCGGAGGACGAATCCGACGAGGACGAACCGCCCGAGGAGGAGGACACCGGCGGCGAGCCCGAGGACGAGGAGTTCGCCGAGGAAGAACCCGACGACGTCGACGAGGAAGACGAGGACGTCGACGAAGACGACGCCGAACCCGAGGACGACCGGCCCCGCGGCCGCCGGGCAGTCTCGGCGAGGTGA
- a CDS encoding bifunctional DNA primase/polymerase, producing MTLVARGSRSRCLAGDHGAALRSLRSAAESYAARGWPVLPGPVCDGLTSWDPVTLELLGGREPAASPSGATVDRCVISEWWSAHRQAILAPVGRHFDVLRTPTHLGWRMLAAFGGGRPLGPMALSPHGAYFFVEPGLRVDHDLAPGVEVLSPGDLVVLPPSRVVSGVVWWRISPVDQDALGDGDGILGKVAELSREFG from the coding sequence ATGACCCTTGTTGCGCGTGGCAGCCGTTCGCGCTGCTTGGCCGGGGACCACGGGGCCGCGCTGCGGTCGTTGCGTTCGGCGGCCGAGAGCTACGCCGCGCGGGGCTGGCCGGTGTTGCCGGGGCCGGTGTGCGACGGGCTCACGAGCTGGGATCCGGTCACTCTCGAGCTGCTCGGCGGCCGGGAGCCGGCGGCGTCCCCGTCCGGCGCCACTGTCGACCGGTGCGTTATCTCGGAGTGGTGGTCTGCGCATCGGCAGGCGATTCTCGCGCCGGTCGGACGGCACTTCGACGTCCTGCGCACCCCGACTCACCTCGGCTGGCGGATGCTCGCCGCCTTCGGCGGGGGCCGGCCGCTTGGTCCGATGGCGCTGTCGCCGCACGGGGCGTACTTCTTCGTCGAGCCTGGCCTCCGCGTGGACCACGATCTGGCACCCGGGGTCGAGGTCCTTTCGCCGGGGGACCTCGTTGTTCTCCCGCCGAGCAGGGTTGTCTCGGGGGTCGTGTGGTGGCGCATCTCGCCGGTCGATCAGGACGCGCTGGGCGACGGCGACGGGATTCTGGGCAAGGTTGCCGAGCTATCCCGCGAATTCGGGTAG
- a CDS encoding gas vesicle protein K, with protein sequence MQEAEELLGAALRDAPARLATDADSVERDLMKLVLTIIELLRQLMERQALRRVEEGGLTEDQEERLGLTLMLLEQRLAELRDQYGLSAAELNLDLGPLGTLL encoded by the coding sequence ATGCAGGAGGCCGAGGAACTGCTCGGAGCGGCGCTCCGCGACGCGCCCGCTCGCTTGGCGACAGACGCCGATTCGGTGGAACGCGACCTGATGAAACTGGTCCTGACCATCATAGAACTGCTCCGGCAGCTGATGGAACGCCAGGCCCTGCGCCGCGTCGAGGAAGGCGGGCTGACCGAGGACCAGGAGGAGCGGCTCGGCCTGACCCTGATGCTGCTCGAACAACGGCTGGCCGAGCTTCGCGACCAGTACGGGCTTTCCGCCGCGGAGCTGAACCTCGACCTGGGACCGTTGGGGACGCTTTTGTGA
- a CDS encoding (2Fe-2S)-binding protein codes for MRPGETETRPETAGAVRTIALRVDGTAHRLTVDSRRTLLDLLREQIGDYSAKKGCDHGQCGACTVLLDGRRVLSCLTLALSCDGTEVTTAAGLAKDGELHALQQSFVDHDGFQCGYCTPGQICSAAGLLTEFGDGAPSHVTKPVADTPQWTDEEISERMSGNLCRCGAYAGIVAAVREAGEQR; via the coding sequence ATGCGACCGGGCGAGACGGAAACCAGGCCGGAAACCGCCGGTGCGGTCCGGACGATCGCGCTGCGCGTCGACGGGACCGCGCACCGGCTGACCGTCGATTCGCGCCGCACCCTGCTCGATTTGTTGCGCGAGCAGATCGGCGACTACAGCGCGAAGAAAGGCTGCGACCACGGCCAGTGCGGGGCCTGCACGGTTCTGCTCGACGGCCGCAGAGTGCTGTCCTGCCTGACGCTCGCGCTGTCCTGCGACGGCACCGAGGTGACGACCGCCGCTGGACTCGCCAAGGATGGTGAGCTGCATGCGTTGCAACAGTCTTTTGTGGACCATGACGGGTTCCAATGTGGTTACTGCACGCCGGGCCAGATCTGTTCGGCAGCCGGATTGCTGACCGAATTCGGCGACGGCGCGCCCAGTCATGTCACCAAGCCGGTCGCCGACACTCCGCAGTGGACCGACGAGGAAATCTCCGAGCGGATGAGCGGGAACCTCTGCCGCTGCGGCGCCTATGCCGGAATCGTCGCGGCGGTCCGCGAGGCGGGAGAACAGCGATGA
- the ligD gene encoding non-homologous end-joining DNA ligase has product MPISHPDKVFYPDDGLTKGDVVEHYRTVASAMLPHLRGRPLTLRRYPDGIAAQGWFQKHPSEHFPSWLRTERVPRSGGGTDEYVVCDDEDSLLYLADQGTVEFHVWLSTVDAPEKPDLLVLDLDPPDGTDVADLRTAARRIRDHYADAGLTAYLQATGGRGFHVAAPLDATAPTDVVLELSRALADRVASADPDQLTTAQRKDQRGDRIFVDANRNGYAQTFVAPYSLRARPGAASATPLDWAELGKAEPNGWVRTNCTGGWRARTTRGGESGRTPDRRRRRWRSSAEVARRAALSQCRTCVAGFAVREGNPH; this is encoded by the coding sequence GTGCCGATTTCCCACCCCGACAAGGTGTTCTATCCCGACGACGGTCTCACCAAAGGCGACGTCGTCGAGCATTACCGCACGGTCGCGTCCGCGATGCTGCCGCACCTGCGCGGCCGCCCGCTCACCCTGCGGCGGTACCCGGACGGGATCGCGGCCCAGGGCTGGTTCCAGAAGCACCCGAGCGAGCACTTCCCGTCGTGGCTGCGCACCGAACGCGTGCCCCGCAGCGGTGGCGGCACCGACGAGTACGTCGTGTGCGACGACGAGGATTCCCTGCTGTACCTGGCCGATCAGGGCACGGTGGAGTTCCACGTCTGGCTGTCCACTGTGGACGCGCCGGAAAAGCCTGACCTGCTGGTGCTCGACCTGGACCCGCCGGACGGCACCGACGTCGCCGACCTGCGCACCGCGGCCCGCCGCATCCGGGACCACTACGCCGACGCCGGTCTGACCGCCTACCTGCAGGCCACCGGCGGTCGCGGCTTCCACGTCGCGGCGCCCCTCGACGCTACGGCCCCGACGGACGTCGTCTTGGAACTCTCGCGCGCCCTGGCGGACCGCGTCGCGTCCGCCGACCCGGACCAGCTCACCACCGCACAGCGCAAGGACCAGCGCGGCGACCGCATCTTCGTCGACGCGAACCGCAACGGTTACGCCCAGACGTTCGTGGCCCCGTACTCCCTGCGCGCCCGGCCCGGCGCGGCCTCCGCGACCCCGCTCGACTGGGCGGAACTCGGCAAAGCCGAGCCGAACGGCTGGGTCCGGACAAACTGCACCGGCGGCTGGCGCGCAAGGACGACCCGTGGCGGGGAATCCGGGAGGACGCCGGATCGGCGGAGAAGGCGTTGGAGAAGCTCGGCTGAAGTTGCTCGGCGCGCGGCCTTAAGCCAGTGTCGCACTTGCGTTGCGGGCTTTGCGGTACGTGAGGGGAACCCTCATTGA
- a CDS encoding GvpL/GvpF family gas vesicle protein, with protein sequence MSWYCYAVAEFAPGNPAEGLTGLRDRPVSAISEAGLTALVSPVPDEEFGETVLQANLERPPWLEEIARAHNAVVDEASRRAGVLPLRMATIYRDQHRVREMLAEHSAHFAEALRRVRDHAEWGVKVFASLRSSAEEEEPADGRSYLRQRLRHRKARDARTDEAAGVAERIERELAQLSAEIHRHRNQDPALTGREDSNILNLACLVPDSSRERFLARIEELPEAAGIVVEVTGPWAPYSFAGIS encoded by the coding sequence GTGAGCTGGTATTGCTACGCGGTCGCCGAATTCGCGCCGGGAAATCCGGCCGAGGGCCTGACCGGGCTCCGCGACCGCCCGGTTTCCGCCATTTCCGAGGCCGGGCTGACCGCGCTGGTCAGTCCGGTCCCGGACGAGGAGTTCGGCGAAACCGTCCTGCAGGCGAACCTGGAAAGACCTCCGTGGCTGGAAGAAATCGCCCGCGCGCACAACGCCGTCGTGGACGAGGCGAGCCGTCGAGCCGGAGTGCTGCCGCTGCGGATGGCGACGATCTATCGGGACCAGCATCGGGTGCGAGAAATGCTCGCCGAACATTCCGCGCACTTTGCCGAAGCGTTGCGTCGAGTCCGGGATCATGCCGAATGGGGCGTCAAAGTCTTTGCCTCGCTCCGCAGTTCCGCTGAAGAGGAGGAGCCCGCCGACGGCCGTTCCTACTTGCGGCAACGGCTCCGCCACCGCAAGGCACGGGACGCTCGTACGGACGAGGCCGCCGGTGTCGCCGAGCGCATCGAGCGAGAACTCGCGCAGCTGTCCGCGGAAATCCACCGGCACCGCAATCAAGATCCCGCCTTGACCGGGCGCGAGGACAGCAACATCCTCAACCTGGCCTGCCTGGTACCCGACAGCTCCCGGGAACGCTTCCTCGCCCGGATCGAGGAACTGCCGGAGGCCGCCGGAATCGTCGTCGAGGTGACCGGCCCGTGGGCCCCGTACTCCTTCGCGGGGATCTCGTGA
- a CDS encoding trypsin-like serine protease: MRALTRALAVLTGSCAVLGAIAVTPASASPAAPEAQPSIIGGSTAQNPGYITRFNGHANGYTFFCTSTLIGSRWVLTAKHCMYDNNGQRLTDIDLYIGSNSASGGVHAKASSTYVYSGGDLALIKLNTDGGSTFARLASSSSDAQEGDSATVYGWGATQSSDEGHHQSSVLKQAVVTISNTQDSDNSGGPAITASTPNGAVAGGDSGGPMVDDGVQVGVCSTSDRSSVTTYGSVAAGRDWIQQISGV, translated from the coding sequence ATGCGCGCACTCACCCGGGCCCTCGCCGTGCTGACCGGTTCCTGCGCGGTGCTCGGCGCGATCGCCGTGACCCCAGCGTCCGCGAGCCCCGCCGCGCCCGAGGCCCAGCCGTCGATCATCGGCGGCAGCACCGCGCAGAACCCCGGCTACATCACGCGGTTCAACGGCCACGCCAACGGGTACACGTTCTTCTGCACCAGCACGCTGATCGGCAGCCGCTGGGTGCTCACCGCGAAGCACTGCATGTACGACAACAACGGCCAGCGCCTCACGGACATCGACCTCTACATCGGTTCCAACAGCGCCAGCGGCGGCGTGCACGCCAAAGCCTCGTCCACGTACGTCTACTCCGGCGGCGACTTGGCGCTGATCAAACTGAACACCGACGGCGGCAGCACGTTCGCCCGCCTCGCCAGCAGCTCCAGCGACGCGCAGGAGGGCGACAGCGCCACGGTGTACGGCTGGGGCGCGACGCAGAGCTCCGACGAGGGCCACCACCAGTCGAGCGTGCTGAAGCAGGCCGTGGTCACGATCTCGAACACCCAGGACAGCGACAACTCCGGCGGACCCGCAATCACCGCGAGCACGCCGAACGGCGCGGTGGCCGGCGGGGATTCGGGCGGGCCGATGGTCGACGACGGCGTTCAGGTCGGCGTGTGCTCGACGAGCGACCGCTCCAGCGTGACGACCTACGGCAGCGTGGCCGCGGGCCGGGACTGGATTCAGCAGATCTCCGGAGTCTGA
- a CDS encoding gas vesicle protein, whose amino-acid sequence MSEPSLPAGRPLGVSRATGSGGGANLADILERVLDKGIVIAGDIQVNLLDIELLTIKIRLLVASVDRAKEMGIDWWEHDPSLSSGSRRNDLLEENERLRAQLELARGERAEQ is encoded by the coding sequence ATGAGCGAGCCCAGCCTGCCCGCCGGGCGACCGCTCGGCGTGTCCCGCGCGACCGGGTCCGGCGGCGGCGCGAACCTCGCCGACATCCTGGAACGGGTGCTGGACAAGGGAATCGTGATCGCCGGGGACATCCAGGTCAACCTGCTCGACATCGAGCTGCTGACCATCAAGATCCGGTTGCTGGTCGCGTCGGTCGACCGGGCCAAGGAAATGGGCATCGACTGGTGGGAGCACGACCCGTCCCTGTCGTCGGGTTCGCGGCGGAACGATCTGCTGGAGGAGAACGAACGACTGCGCGCGCAACTCGAACTCGCGCGGGGAGAGCGAGCGGAACAGTGA
- a CDS encoding alpha/beta fold hydrolase, with product MTEFVWTPDLKIGYETDGPPDGRPLVAVHGWPDDPHCWDGVVPALAEAGYRVFRPYLRGFSPTEFRSPDKPRSGQSGALGQDLRDFLEALDLSDVVLAGHDWGARAGYVVGALFPERVSRLVAMSAGHGASGPGAPLDYPLAHAYWYEWFVATKRGQDAMRRDRRAFSRYLWTSWSPGWQFSDADFDRAAVCWDNDDWPPITVSAYLHRWGEQDGDPAYADLERELAKPPPVRVPTLVLHGGKDADNLPSTSGGKDELFAAGYRRAVFDDVGHFLPREAPVRTAELILRPGR from the coding sequence ATGACCGAGTTCGTGTGGACACCGGACTTGAAAATCGGCTACGAAACGGATGGTCCGCCGGATGGGCGGCCGCTGGTCGCGGTCCACGGCTGGCCGGACGATCCGCATTGCTGGGACGGGGTGGTTCCCGCGCTGGCCGAGGCCGGTTACCGGGTGTTCCGGCCGTATTTGCGGGGGTTCAGCCCGACGGAGTTCCGCTCGCCGGACAAGCCGCGCAGCGGTCAATCGGGCGCGCTCGGCCAGGACCTCCGCGACTTCCTCGAAGCCCTCGATCTCTCCGACGTCGTCCTGGCGGGACACGACTGGGGCGCACGGGCCGGATACGTGGTCGGCGCGCTGTTCCCGGAGCGGGTGTCCCGGCTGGTCGCGATGTCCGCGGGGCACGGCGCGAGCGGCCCCGGCGCCCCGCTGGACTATCCGCTCGCCCACGCGTACTGGTACGAGTGGTTCGTCGCCACGAAACGCGGCCAGGACGCGATGCGCCGCGACCGGCGGGCGTTCAGCCGGTACCTGTGGACGTCGTGGTCGCCGGGCTGGCAGTTCTCCGACGCTGATTTCGACCGGGCAGCGGTCTGCTGGGACAACGACGACTGGCCGCCGATCACCGTCTCCGCCTACCTGCACCGATGGGGCGAGCAGGACGGCGACCCGGCGTACGCCGACCTGGAGCGCGAACTCGCGAAGCCGCCGCCGGTGCGGGTGCCGACGCTGGTGCTCCACGGCGGCAAGGACGCCGACAACCTGCCCTCGACCAGCGGGGGAAAGGACGAGCTGTTCGCCGCCGGGTATCGCCGGGCGGTCTTCGACGACGTGGGGCACTTCCTGCCCCGGGAGGCTCCGGTCCGGACGGCTGAGCTGATCTTGCGACCCGGCCGGTGA
- a CDS encoding gas vesicle protein GvpG: MGLLGELLLLPLAPVRGVAWVTGRVVDAAEQEQIAQLQRELVSLEKELTAGGISEEEFDRREDEILDLLEEFDRGVAG; this comes from the coding sequence GTGGGACTGCTCGGCGAGCTTCTCCTGCTTCCGCTGGCACCGGTGCGGGGTGTCGCCTGGGTGACGGGACGGGTCGTCGACGCCGCCGAGCAGGAACAAATCGCCCAGCTGCAGCGGGAACTGGTTTCCCTGGAAAAGGAGCTGACAGCGGGCGGCATCAGCGAGGAGGAGTTCGACCGCAGGGAAGACGAAATACTCGATCTGCTCGAAGAATTCGACCGGGGGGTTGCCGGATGA
- a CDS encoding gas vesicle protein, with protein MGPVLLRGDLVSAAVEHTDRLALVDLLDRLLAGGVVLTGDLVLSVAEVDLVHISLRALITSVREDRRAPW; from the coding sequence GTGGGCCCCGTACTCCTTCGCGGGGATCTCGTGAGCGCCGCGGTGGAGCACACCGACCGGCTCGCGCTGGTCGACCTGCTGGACCGGCTGCTCGCCGGCGGAGTGGTGCTCACCGGCGATCTCGTGCTGTCGGTCGCCGAGGTCGATTTGGTGCACATTTCCTTGCGCGCACTGATCACCTCGGTCCGCGAAGACCGTCGGGCGCCCTGGTGA